The DNA segment GTCCGATGAGCCCAGGCTGATCAGACGTACCGGGATGTCCTGCATAACGGTAAAAACCCGGGCAATGAACACCGCATCCTTCCAGAGATCGTGTCCCACCAGGCAGATAATCGCCATAGAGCGTTCAACCGTAACTTCGCCCAGTTCTTTCAGTTCCTCGAGAGCTGACGGGAAGCTGTCCTCGGCTACCCCCGGATCCAGGGTTACCGATACCGAAACCTCGGATGTTGCTACCAGGTCGACCGCCACCCGATTCCGGGCAAATATGCCGAACAGCTGCTGCATAAAGCCATAGGCATGCAGCATACGGGAGGATTGTGTGGTAACCACCGTGATCTCTTTCTTGGCGGCAATGGCTCGCAGCCCGCGACGGTGTCGCTCGTTGGAGATTACGGTGCCGGGATTATGCGGGTTGTGGGTGTTGCGTACATAGATCGGGATTCCCACGCCAATTGCGGGCTGTACCGTGGAGGGGTGAACCACCTTGGCGCCAAAATAGGCAAGCTCTGCTGCCTCGGCATAGCTCATGGCTGGCACCCGGCGAGCCGAGGAGACAATGCGGGGATCCGTGGTCATTATCCCGTCGACATCGGTCCAGATCTCCAGTGCCTCGGCACCAAGCGCCGCGGCAATAATCGCCGCCGAGTAGTCCGAGCCGCCGCGGCCAAGGGTTGTGGTAACCCTGCGCTCATTGGCAGCGATGAACCCCTGCGTGATGTACAGATAATCCATGCGGGGCTGGATGCGCGCCTGGATACGCTGATTGGATGCCGGAAAATCGACGCTGGCCTCGCCAAAATTGTCATCGGTACACAGTAATTCACGGGCATCGATCCATTCCGATGGAATCTCCAGGCTTGCTGCGGCTGCCGCAATAATGGTGGTCGACAGCAGTTCGCCGCAGCTTACGATAGCATCCCGGGTGCGTGCGCTGCATTCCCGCAGCAGCAGTATCCCCTCCAGCAGGGAACGGATCTGGCTGATCAAGGACTCGATATGTTGCTGCAGCTCCGGCAGCTGCGGGGAATCATGACCCAGCAGCCCGGCAGCCTCGTCCAGGTGACGCTCCCGCAGAGCGGCAATCTCTGCTGTGGCGGCGTCACGCTGCTGTGCTCTGCCCAGATCGGCAATATGCAGCAGACTGTTGGTGGTTCCTGCCAGAGCACTTGATACCAGAACAGCGCCGCCCGGTGACCGGGCGGCTGATACGGCGATATCGAGCACGGTACGGATGCGCGGGGCATCCTGTACGCTGGTACCGCCGAACTTGATTACGCGCATCGGCTATGCCTGGATGTACCCGAGAGCATGCAGGGTCTCGGCGTTCAGGATGGCAGCACCGGCTGCCCCGCGGACAGTGTTGTGCCCCATGATGACCATTTTGTATCCCATAATCGGGCAGGTTCGCAGACGGCCAACGATGGTGGCCATACCATTCTCCAGCAGAATATCTCGTGCCGGCTGCGGTCGGTCAGGCTCATCGGTAACAATAATCGGCTGGCGCGGTGCCGACGGGAGCTGCTTTTCCTGAGGGATGCCGGTGAAGGAGCGCAGGGTTTCGGCAACCTCTTCGATACTCGGGTTTGCAGCAAGGCCAAAGGCGACTGTCTCGGTGTGGCCATCGATAACCGGTACCCGGGTGCACTGCGCACTCACGGTGAAATCGGCGGGGGTAAGGCTCTTGCCGTCGCAGCTGCCAAGGATTTTTACGGCCTCGATCTCGATCTTCTCTTCCTCCCCCGAGATGTAGGGGACAACGTTGCCCAGG comes from the Spirochaeta africana DSM 8902 genome and includes:
- the lysC gene encoding lysine-sensitive aspartokinase 3; translated protein: MRVIKFGGTSVQDAPRIRTVLDIAVSAARSPGGAVLVSSALAGTTNSLLHIADLGRAQQRDAATAEIAALRERHLDEAAGLLGHDSPQLPELQQHIESLISQIRSLLEGILLLRECSARTRDAIVSCGELLSTTIIAAAAASLEIPSEWIDARELLCTDDNFGEASVDFPASNQRIQARIQPRMDYLYITQGFIAANERRVTTTLGRGGSDYSAAIIAAALGAEALEIWTDVDGIMTTDPRIVSSARRVPAMSYAEAAELAYFGAKVVHPSTVQPAIGVGIPIYVRNTHNPHNPGTVISNERHRRGLRAIAAKKEITVVTTQSSRMLHAYGFMQQLFGIFARNRVAVDLVATSEVSVSVTLDPGVAEDSFPSALEELKELGEVTVERSMAIICLVGHDLWKDAVFIARVFTVMQDIPVRLISLGSSDINLSLVVPEEYRETAVVRLHQAFFPEQDHG